The Vicia villosa cultivar HV-30 ecotype Madison, WI linkage group LG1, Vvil1.0, whole genome shotgun sequence genome includes a region encoding these proteins:
- the LOC131643969 gene encoding uncharacterized protein LOC131643969 — protein sequence MEYSSSSFTPASGTFETYEDYMKPIRTLTSNTENLEVLCEAQLDFQSLKENGCDLTADIEAQGWYKFFDLLHGPVYTKLVKEFWIHATAGENAASSNIMGKKISIIEDSIEKIISHDGNGIKCTGMAEKCLNRSFVTKEIFADGDSSTRIKDLMKNIKVWAKDHSGNHQSQESYSSL from the coding sequence ATGGAATATTCATCATCCTCATTCACCCCTGCTAGTGGTACCTTCGAAACGTATGAAGACTACATGAAACCTATCAGAACCCTCACTTCAAATACCGAGAatctggaagttctctgtgaagcACAACTGGACTTTCAAAGCTTAAAGGAAAACGGATGTGATCTAACTGCTGATATTGAAGCTCAAGGATGGTATAAGTTCTTTGATCTTCTTCATGGTCCAGTCTATACGAAACTGGTAAAAGAATTCTGGATACATGCTACTGCTGGTGAAAATGCAGCTTCTTCAAACATAATGGGTAAGAAGATTTCCATTATTGAAGACTCAATTGAAAAAATTATATCGCATGATGGAAATGGGATAAAATGCACAGGAATGGCTGAAAAATGTTTGAACCGATCTTTTGTAACAAAAGAAATTTTTGCCGATGGTGACTCTTCTACAAGAATTAAAGATTTGATGAAAAATATCAAAGTATGGGCTAAAGATCATTCTGGAAACCATCAATCACAAGAAAGTTACTCCAGCCTCTGA